A region from the Polyangiaceae bacterium genome encodes:
- a CDS encoding SUMF1/EgtB/PvdO family nonheme iron enzyme has translation MRRLLFFVLLTSCGGAAPEPVAPKPLPSAAATETAPKPAPPETSGGCPAGMQRVAGGELYMGSPERRGEKDERPEHKVQVADFCFAEREVSAADYGACVKNGICDALPKDAKLESQEAPDEKLSVTCSARSANDADLPANCVDLAAAKKYCAWKGHRLPTEKEWEWAATGGLDSLAYPWGAAPPSDSVACWQHTRGPCHVGAKIEEAFGLRDLGGNVSEWTDTRYGPYPEPPKEGTLYVIRGASFATTNVDDMRAKRRSSAHAGDRLPTLGFRCAASL, from the coding sequence ATGCGCCGACTTCTCTTCTTCGTGCTGCTCACCTCCTGCGGCGGCGCCGCGCCGGAGCCCGTCGCGCCCAAGCCGCTGCCGAGCGCCGCAGCCACCGAGACCGCGCCGAAGCCCGCCCCGCCCGAAACGTCGGGCGGCTGCCCCGCAGGCATGCAACGCGTCGCTGGAGGCGAGCTGTACATGGGCTCGCCGGAACGCCGGGGCGAGAAGGACGAGCGCCCGGAGCACAAGGTGCAGGTCGCAGACTTCTGCTTCGCCGAGCGGGAAGTGAGCGCGGCCGACTACGGCGCCTGCGTGAAGAACGGCATCTGCGACGCGCTCCCCAAGGACGCCAAGCTCGAGAGCCAGGAAGCGCCGGACGAAAAGCTGAGCGTGACCTGCAGCGCGCGCTCCGCCAACGACGCCGATCTCCCCGCCAACTGCGTCGACCTGGCCGCGGCGAAGAAGTACTGCGCGTGGAAGGGCCATCGGCTGCCCACGGAGAAGGAATGGGAGTGGGCCGCCACCGGTGGCCTCGACAGCCTCGCGTACCCCTGGGGCGCCGCGCCGCCGAGTGATTCCGTGGCTTGCTGGCAGCACACGCGCGGACCATGCCACGTGGGCGCCAAGATCGAAGAGGCGTTCGGCCTCCGCGATCTCGGCGGCAACGTCTCGGAATGGACGGACACGCGCTACGGGCCGTATCCGGAGCCGCCGAAGGAGGGCACGCTGTACGTGATCCGCGGCGCGAGCTTCGCCACGACGAACGTCGACGACATGCGCGCCAAGCGGCGCAGCTCCGCCCACGCGGGGGACCGTCTCCCGACGCTCGGGTTCCGCTGCGCCGCGAGCCTGTGA
- a CDS encoding LysM peptidoglycan-binding domain-containing protein, with translation MLQRGVRFAMRAVSSTNRWRTLGAVLFVLFSGVFFALPAGAKGKVHEVKKGGSLWAIAHRYGVTVAALREKNGLEKGDPIVPGQKLEIPSKDYKSGKSRRRTASENKKADWVVKKPPPSTQVQKTAKERGVNPCNTPDPGWGVYDHWSRAPSMGQMISPQRGGISRSGRFDVMIHFHGHEAVRKEWVQVMNGTVLVGIDLGIGSGPYNAAFQSPNAFKKLVESVEEAMAKKTGKKNARVRHVGLSSWSAGYGAVQEIINQPYGKKVVDTVILLDGLHSGYQGNSLNEAQLKPFTDWAKEAAHGRKFMFVSHSSIIPPGYASTTETANFLISKVGGHPRKTRPRSADPMGLDLISTYNRGNFHVRGYAGNDKMDHCAHIGLYRDVLKVHVKRRWRSPRGYKKK, from the coding sequence GTGCTGCAACGTGGGGTCCGTTTCGCGATGCGTGCCGTTTCGTCCACAAATCGCTGGCGCACGTTGGGCGCCGTGCTCTTCGTGCTGTTCTCCGGCGTGTTCTTTGCGCTCCCGGCGGGCGCCAAGGGCAAGGTCCACGAGGTCAAGAAGGGCGGCTCCCTGTGGGCCATCGCCCACCGCTACGGCGTGACCGTGGCCGCGCTGCGGGAGAAGAACGGCCTCGAGAAGGGCGACCCCATCGTCCCCGGGCAGAAGCTCGAGATCCCCAGCAAGGACTACAAGAGCGGCAAGAGCCGCCGCCGCACGGCTTCCGAAAACAAGAAAGCGGATTGGGTCGTCAAGAAGCCGCCGCCCAGCACGCAGGTGCAAAAGACCGCCAAGGAGCGCGGCGTGAATCCCTGCAACACGCCGGACCCGGGTTGGGGCGTGTACGACCACTGGAGCCGCGCGCCCTCCATGGGCCAGATGATCTCGCCGCAGCGCGGCGGCATCTCCCGGAGCGGCCGCTTCGACGTGATGATCCACTTCCACGGCCACGAAGCCGTGCGCAAGGAGTGGGTGCAGGTGATGAACGGCACCGTGCTGGTCGGGATCGATCTCGGCATCGGCTCGGGGCCCTACAACGCCGCCTTCCAGTCCCCCAACGCCTTCAAGAAGCTGGTGGAGAGCGTCGAAGAGGCGATGGCGAAGAAGACCGGCAAGAAGAACGCGCGCGTTCGTCATGTCGGCCTCAGCAGCTGGAGCGCGGGCTACGGCGCCGTCCAGGAGATCATCAATCAGCCTTACGGCAAGAAGGTGGTCGACACGGTCATCCTGCTCGACGGCCTACACTCCGGCTACCAGGGCAACTCCCTGAACGAAGCGCAGCTCAAGCCCTTCACGGACTGGGCAAAGGAAGCGGCGCACGGTCGCAAGTTCATGTTCGTGAGCCACTCGTCGATCATTCCGCCGGGCTACGCCTCCACCACGGAGACGGCGAACTTCCTCATCTCCAAGGTCGGCGGCCATCCGCGCAAGACGCGGCCGCGCAGCGCGGACCCAATGGGGCTGGACCTTATCAGCACGTACAACCGCGGCAATTTCCACGTACGCGGCTACGCCGGCAACGACAAGATGGATCACTGTGCGCACATCGGCCTGTACCGCGACGTGCTCAAGGTCCACGTGAAGCGCCGCTGGCGTTCGCCCCGCGGCTACAAGAAGAAGTAG
- a CDS encoding Rieske (2Fe-2S) protein, with amino-acid sequence MQSRRTFLRVVGAGAAVSMIPLVSACGAKPGGQSEASGSFSGGNVQGLQPGAPRVLSQPVVVILDDQGVYAMSTICTHAQCDMKSDGSISANSLVCSCHGSEFDVDGNVLRGPAGAPLPHYAVTIDSAGAITVNADKRVSADTRAAVPS; translated from the coding sequence ATGCAATCTCGACGGACTTTTCTCCGTGTCGTCGGTGCCGGCGCCGCGGTGAGCATGATTCCTCTCGTCAGCGCCTGCGGCGCAAAGCCCGGCGGTCAGTCCGAAGCAAGCGGAAGCTTCTCCGGCGGCAACGTCCAAGGGCTGCAGCCCGGCGCTCCCCGCGTGCTGTCACAGCCCGTGGTCGTGATTCTGGACGACCAAGGCGTGTACGCCATGTCCACCATCTGCACCCACGCCCAATGCGACATGAAGAGCGACGGCAGCATCAGCGCCAACAGCCTGGTGTGCTCCTGCCACGGCTCCGAGTTCGACGTGGACGGCAACGTGCTGCGCGGCCCCGCCGGCGCGCCGCTTCCCCATTACGCGGTGACGATCGACTCCGCCGGCGCCATCACGGTCAACGCGGACAAGCGCGTGTCCGCAGACACGCGCGCCGCGGTTCCTTCCTGA
- a CDS encoding serine/threonine protein kinase: protein MQRTSPERGMVVGGRYRLESILGQGGMAVVWRAEHTETGRIVALKLVRPELAAHDTAREMFVREARVASRVGRSEHIVDVLDAGVDPELGLPFLAMELLEGETLDATLGRSGAPPREIAISLLEQIAEALDQAHAAGVIHRDLKPQNLFVTQGRQGPRIKVLDFGIAKAAETVQQSATQIGTPAYAAPEQLGATWRSIAERNGRAVASQVSPATDVWALGLIAYELFTGAPSGQFWGAETLAELPAKVFLEPLPAATLRAASQSHALPAGFDAWLARCLDLDATRRWPSAGEAVRNLRAEVPQTAAPIAAAPQVAVAPPRAPSVPPRAPSLPPAAHALAWAVERGIHVTEGGDPQTYASWGRYQYVPPIHAVVREGRLRIHDAEILVAEVAIQDELRRAIGEAHMLIALIGCPRVRHHIALRTKKITGIGDGLSRGLKALDSLVSSKPKSTSVLGDAWFEARFEVTAPDQQEANLALPSPARLLLGNSGFTGIVETRPGGAVVALEPARFDRANVERLLDTTARLLACYA from the coding sequence GTGCAGCGGACAAGCCCCGAACGAGGCATGGTCGTCGGCGGACGCTACCGCCTCGAGTCGATCCTGGGGCAGGGCGGCATGGCGGTGGTGTGGCGCGCAGAGCACACCGAGACCGGTCGCATCGTGGCGCTCAAGCTGGTGCGACCGGAGCTGGCAGCCCACGATACGGCGCGGGAGATGTTCGTGCGCGAGGCGCGTGTCGCTTCCCGCGTCGGGCGCAGCGAGCACATCGTGGACGTGCTGGATGCCGGCGTGGATCCCGAGCTCGGCCTGCCGTTCTTGGCCATGGAGCTCCTGGAGGGAGAGACGCTGGACGCTACCCTGGGCCGCAGCGGTGCACCGCCGCGTGAGATCGCGATCTCGCTGCTGGAGCAAATCGCCGAAGCGCTGGACCAAGCCCACGCGGCGGGCGTGATTCACCGTGACCTCAAGCCGCAGAACCTGTTCGTCACCCAGGGCCGCCAGGGTCCGCGCATCAAGGTGCTCGACTTCGGCATTGCCAAGGCGGCAGAAACGGTGCAGCAGTCCGCGACGCAGATCGGCACTCCGGCCTACGCCGCACCAGAACAGCTGGGCGCCACCTGGCGCTCCATCGCAGAGCGGAACGGGCGCGCCGTCGCGTCTCAGGTGTCACCGGCAACGGACGTGTGGGCTCTCGGGCTCATCGCCTACGAGCTGTTCACGGGGGCGCCGTCCGGGCAATTCTGGGGCGCGGAGACCCTCGCGGAGCTGCCGGCGAAGGTGTTCCTCGAGCCGCTGCCCGCCGCCACGCTACGGGCGGCGAGTCAGAGCCACGCCTTGCCGGCGGGTTTCGACGCGTGGCTCGCGCGCTGCCTCGATCTGGACGCGACGCGCCGGTGGCCCAGCGCCGGGGAGGCCGTGCGAAACCTGCGAGCCGAGGTTCCGCAAACGGCGGCGCCGATCGCCGCAGCGCCGCAGGTCGCCGTAGCTCCACCGCGAGCCCCGTCCGTACCACCGCGCGCCCCGTCCTTGCCGCCGGCGGCCCACGCCTTGGCTTGGGCGGTAGAGCGCGGCATTCATGTGACCGAAGGCGGCGATCCCCAGACCTACGCGAGCTGGGGCCGCTATCAGTACGTACCCCCAATCCACGCCGTGGTGCGGGAAGGGCGCCTCAGGATCCACGATGCCGAAATCTTGGTGGCGGAGGTCGCCATCCAGGACGAGCTGCGTCGCGCCATCGGCGAAGCGCACATGCTCATCGCGCTCATCGGCTGCCCGCGCGTCCGCCATCACATCGCGCTCCGCACCAAGAAGATCACCGGCATTGGCGACGGTCTCTCGCGAGGGCTCAAGGCGCTGGATAGCTTGGTGTCTTCCAAGCCGAAGTCCACGAGCGTGCTTGGAGATGCCTGGTTCGAGGCGCGCTTCGAGGTTACCGCGCCGGACCAACAAGAAGCGAACCTGGCACTACCCTCCCCTGCTCGGCTGCTGCTGGGGAACTCCGGCTTCACGGGGATCGTGGAGACGCGGCCAGGCGGCGCCGTGGTGGCCCTGGAGCCCGCGCGCTTCGATCGGGCCAACGTGGAGCGCCTGCTCGACACGACGGCGCGCCTCCTGGCCTGCTACGCGTGA
- a CDS encoding sulfatase has translation MRSLVIGRGRAGAHILAWMVIALVNAVVILTTTRRPPSFGVRLLHVGYDFGQCLAMGLLAATAVWLFTRYVPRPRRFGLVAIAVVAFALGLHVLADDISVAAGRFPDAVPRPLAEASLVALITAPVTVAAFLAGGARAWWFRLALAGFGLAVAVANDRVLIGDYPGVHFFGAWTSALLLAGGIAAPDATPAPGRVAQSLVAVAAVVAAAAVLVPPSNVVALELYKIPGTVLAPLLAELRSDEEASGAGVRSNDQWFKSRRDQPLVLPSKPSVLPKDPVVLLLTVDCFRADLLERPELAARLPTLKKLRDESTFFSQARTVAPSTLQAMAALFTSRYFSSLYWTRDPKLHKRYFYPHLDDTPRFSELLARAGVKTVNIQGLPGIVNATGLVKGFAEERVVRGHGDFAGVREMMPQIIARVRAHDKGKLFLFAHFADPHAPYDRGGRKSTPFESYFAEVELVDQGMKQLLAALEDAGLSQRTVIVFGADHGEAFLEHGTRYHATTLYDELLRIPLIVHVPGQPPRVVDAPASLVDIGPTLLDLFGKPTPGVYMGQSLLPYVRGKDTILSRPVAFESARGLRGMLFRDKLKLIVDIKKHTKQIYDLRTDPREQNNRYGELGALSTERLRVMNQFFEAHRFRKDGYEIPWGR, from the coding sequence ATGCGGAGCCTCGTCATCGGCCGGGGGCGCGCAGGCGCCCACATCCTCGCCTGGATGGTCATCGCGCTGGTGAACGCCGTGGTGATCCTGACCACCACCCGGCGGCCCCCGAGCTTCGGCGTTCGGCTGCTGCACGTGGGGTACGATTTTGGGCAGTGTTTGGCGATGGGCCTGCTCGCGGCGACCGCCGTGTGGCTCTTCACGCGCTACGTTCCGCGGCCCCGGCGCTTCGGCCTGGTGGCGATCGCCGTCGTGGCCTTCGCCCTCGGCCTTCACGTCCTTGCGGATGACATTTCCGTTGCAGCGGGGCGCTTTCCCGACGCCGTTCCGCGGCCCCTGGCGGAAGCCTCGCTGGTGGCGCTGATCACCGCGCCGGTGACCGTGGCCGCGTTCTTGGCCGGCGGCGCGCGGGCCTGGTGGTTTCGCCTCGCGTTGGCCGGTTTCGGCTTGGCCGTCGCCGTCGCCAACGATCGCGTGCTCATCGGGGACTATCCCGGCGTTCACTTCTTTGGCGCGTGGACCTCGGCGCTGTTGCTCGCCGGAGGCATCGCCGCTCCCGATGCGACGCCCGCGCCGGGACGGGTGGCTCAAAGCCTCGTCGCCGTCGCCGCTGTCGTCGCTGCGGCGGCGGTGTTGGTGCCGCCGTCGAACGTGGTCGCCCTGGAGCTGTACAAGATCCCGGGCACCGTGCTGGCGCCGCTATTGGCGGAGCTTCGCAGCGACGAGGAGGCGAGCGGCGCCGGCGTGCGCTCGAACGACCAATGGTTCAAGTCGCGGCGCGACCAACCGCTGGTGCTTCCCAGCAAGCCCTCGGTGCTACCCAAGGACCCGGTGGTGCTGCTGCTCACGGTGGACTGCTTCCGCGCGGATCTGTTGGAACGACCGGAGCTCGCCGCGCGGCTGCCCACGCTGAAGAAGCTGCGCGACGAATCCACGTTCTTCAGCCAGGCGCGCACCGTGGCTCCGTCCACGCTGCAGGCGATGGCAGCGCTGTTCACCAGCCGCTACTTCTCGTCGTTGTACTGGACGCGGGACCCCAAGCTGCACAAGCGCTACTTCTACCCGCACCTGGACGACACGCCGCGCTTCTCCGAGCTCCTGGCTCGCGCGGGGGTGAAGACGGTGAACATCCAGGGCCTGCCGGGAATAGTGAACGCCACTGGTCTGGTGAAGGGGTTCGCGGAGGAGCGGGTGGTGCGCGGCCACGGGGATTTCGCCGGGGTGCGGGAAATGATGCCGCAGATCATCGCCCGCGTCCGCGCGCACGACAAAGGCAAGTTGTTCCTGTTCGCTCACTTCGCCGACCCCCACGCGCCCTATGACCGTGGCGGGCGGAAGAGCACGCCCTTCGAGAGCTACTTCGCCGAGGTCGAGCTGGTCGACCAAGGCATGAAGCAGCTGCTAGCGGCCCTGGAAGACGCCGGCTTGAGCCAGCGCACGGTGATCGTGTTCGGCGCCGACCACGGCGAAGCATTTCTCGAGCACGGCACGCGCTACCACGCGACCACGTTGTACGACGAGCTCTTGCGCATCCCGCTCATCGTGCACGTCCCGGGGCAGCCGCCGCGGGTCGTGGACGCCCCCGCCAGCCTGGTGGACATCGGGCCCACGCTCCTGGACCTGTTCGGCAAACCGACCCCCGGCGTGTACATGGGGCAGAGCCTCTTGCCCTACGTCCGAGGCAAGGACACCATTCTCAGTCGTCCCGTCGCCTTCGAGTCCGCCCGTGGTCTCCGAGGCATGCTGTTTCGCGACAAGCTCAAGCTCATCGTGGACATCAAGAAACACACCAAGCAGATCTACGACCTCCGCACGGACCCGAGAGAGCAGAACAACCGTTACGGCGAGCTCGGGGCGCTTTCCACCGAACGGCTGCGGGTGATGAACCAGTTCTTCGAAGCCCACCGCTTCCGGAAGGACGGTTACGAAATCCCCTGGGGGCGCTGA
- a CDS encoding aldo/keto reductase: MLRYRLLGPSGLRVSEICLGTMSFGTQWGFGADEAESHRVLSAYADAGGNFLDTANKYHGGETEEIVGRWLAGKRDRMVVATKYTLSMDHTDPNASGNHRKNLVRSVEASLKRLGTDSIDLLWVHAWDDYTPFDETMRALDDVVRSGKVQYVGVSDTPAWVVSASNVLAELKGWSPFVGLQIEYSLLQRTPERDLLPMADQFGLSILAWGPLGAGVLTGKYTRKGVENDSLRKQGNEARGRTSDKALEIARTVDGVADALGVTSAQVAIAWVAAQGYRYLPIVGARKLSQLEDSLAGAEVKLDKEQLSKLDAVSAIELGFPHDFLGSDGVRDLVRGELRSRLDGRPTRR; the protein is encoded by the coding sequence ATGCTGCGCTATCGACTGTTGGGGCCCTCGGGCCTGAGGGTTTCGGAGATTTGTCTGGGCACCATGAGCTTCGGCACCCAGTGGGGCTTCGGCGCGGACGAAGCAGAGAGCCATCGCGTGCTCAGTGCCTACGCAGACGCCGGCGGCAACTTCCTGGACACCGCGAACAAGTATCACGGCGGCGAAACCGAGGAGATCGTGGGTCGTTGGCTGGCAGGCAAGCGGGACCGCATGGTGGTCGCCACCAAGTACACCCTGAGCATGGACCACACGGATCCGAATGCTTCCGGCAATCATCGCAAGAACTTGGTGCGTTCCGTGGAAGCCAGCTTGAAGCGGCTCGGCACCGACAGCATCGACCTTCTGTGGGTGCACGCCTGGGACGACTACACGCCGTTCGACGAGACCATGCGCGCCCTGGACGACGTCGTGCGTTCCGGCAAGGTGCAGTACGTGGGCGTGAGCGACACGCCGGCCTGGGTTGTGAGCGCATCCAACGTGCTCGCCGAGCTCAAGGGCTGGTCGCCCTTCGTCGGCCTGCAGATCGAGTACAGCCTGCTGCAGCGCACGCCGGAGCGAGACTTGCTGCCCATGGCCGACCAGTTCGGCCTGTCCATCTTGGCGTGGGGACCTCTCGGCGCGGGCGTGCTCACCGGCAAGTACACGCGCAAGGGCGTGGAGAACGACTCCCTGCGCAAGCAGGGCAACGAGGCGCGGGGACGCACTTCCGACAAGGCCCTGGAGATCGCCCGCACCGTGGATGGCGTCGCGGACGCGCTGGGTGTCACCAGCGCGCAGGTGGCCATCGCCTGGGTGGCGGCGCAGGGCTACCGCTACTTGCCCATCGTGGGTGCCCGCAAGCTGAGCCAGCTCGAGGATTCCCTGGCCGGAGCCGAGGTGAAGCTCGACAAGGAGCAGCTCTCGAAGCTCGACGCGGTGAGCGCCATCGAGCTGGGCTTCCCGCACGACTTCCTGGGATCCGACGGCGTGCGGGATCTGGTGCGGGGAGAGCTCCGGAGCCGCCTCGACGGCCGACCCACGCGGCGCTGA
- a CDS encoding helix-turn-helix transcriptional regulator, whose protein sequence is MRAEPALSVLEAAYRLEGSEDEWLDGLTQAAAPLSDTEVGVLAVAYEPEPAPFHARKISTRYRNKELLEQAFLEIEQIGKDHPALAGTIHRTTISETTTEAFHRWGFPLSLMDEVYSVRMHGLGVHDTFNVQGIDLRGRALCLMAARSEHTTVPNVSRAVWQRVAVHLSAAMRLRAAVGDLRRTSLLDRAHAVFDARTQRCVHAAPEEALSDLEVLREAARAVDQARSSALRNDANKALDLWRGLFAGRYSLADVFDSDGRRFVVAYENQPDVASDRRLTRRELQAVALAASGHGDALGAYALGVTTSTFRRHLGRALVKLGISDRTLLVDLVTRFEALKDDAAL, encoded by the coding sequence ATGCGCGCCGAGCCTGCTCTATCCGTACTGGAAGCCGCCTATCGCCTGGAAGGGAGCGAGGACGAGTGGCTCGACGGCCTGACCCAGGCGGCGGCGCCGTTGAGCGACACCGAGGTCGGCGTGCTCGCCGTCGCCTACGAGCCCGAGCCAGCGCCTTTTCACGCGCGCAAGATCTCCACGCGCTACCGAAACAAGGAACTGCTGGAGCAGGCGTTCCTCGAGATCGAGCAGATTGGCAAAGATCACCCGGCGCTGGCCGGCACCATTCATCGCACCACCATCAGCGAGACGACGACGGAGGCCTTCCACCGCTGGGGCTTTCCCTTGAGCCTGATGGACGAGGTCTATTCCGTGCGCATGCACGGCCTGGGCGTGCACGACACCTTCAACGTCCAGGGTATCGATCTGCGCGGTCGCGCGCTGTGCTTGATGGCGGCACGGAGTGAGCACACCACCGTCCCCAACGTGAGCCGCGCGGTGTGGCAGCGCGTCGCCGTGCATCTGTCGGCGGCCATGCGCTTGCGTGCGGCTGTCGGCGACCTGCGGCGCACGTCGCTATTGGATCGCGCCCACGCGGTCTTCGATGCACGGACCCAGCGCTGCGTGCATGCCGCTCCGGAAGAAGCCTTGAGCGACCTGGAAGTGCTGCGAGAGGCGGCAAGAGCCGTCGACCAGGCCCGCAGCAGCGCCCTGCGCAACGACGCGAACAAGGCGCTCGACCTGTGGCGCGGCTTGTTCGCCGGGCGCTATTCGCTGGCCGACGTGTTCGACTCCGACGGGCGTCGCTTCGTGGTGGCCTACGAGAATCAGCCGGACGTGGCGTCGGACCGTCGGCTCACGCGGCGCGAGCTCCAAGCCGTGGCGCTGGCGGCCTCCGGTCATGGGGACGCGCTCGGGGCGTACGCCTTGGGCGTGACCACGTCCACCTTCCGGCGCCACCTCGGCCGCGCCCTCGTCAAGCTCGGCATCTCGGATCGCACGCTGCTCGTGGATCTGGTGACTCGCTTCGAAGCGCTGAAGGACGACGCCGCGCTATAG
- a CDS encoding helix-turn-helix transcriptional regulator — MAREGAPRVSVLDQPGTKLWVVSFPLAEHAGLTAAEQQVALSVARGNTNRQIAEARGTSERTVANQVASACKKLGAKNRRQLAVALARGKP, encoded by the coding sequence ATGGCCAGGGAGGGCGCACCCCGCGTCAGTGTGCTGGACCAACCCGGAACCAAGCTCTGGGTGGTGAGCTTTCCCCTCGCTGAACACGCCGGGCTCACGGCGGCGGAGCAGCAGGTGGCGCTGTCCGTTGCCCGCGGCAACACCAATCGCCAGATCGCCGAGGCTCGCGGAACGTCCGAGCGCACCGTCGCGAATCAGGTCGCCTCCGCGTGCAAGAAGCTCGGCGCCAAGAATCGCCGGCAACTCGCCGTCGCGCTGGCCCGAGGGAAGCCCTGA
- a CDS encoding transposase produces the protein MAEQRGTGWGGRRPGAGRKPRQESGVTHQRREETDADLAVHASLRVLDTVYNLRAKRCFRVIEKALAAWKERDGFRVVHFSVMGNHVHLVAEAESPRVLSRAMQGIAIRIAKGLNLVMKRRGKVFADRFFSRVVRSARDMRNVLAYVLNNARRHCLVDDVKDDWVDEFSSAHAFDGWTIPVSSRARASPPVVPGQSHMMRTWKRACGAIAPSFTPGPRVIAEHPFAG, from the coding sequence ATGGCGGAGCAGCGCGGCACGGGTTGGGGAGGGCGGCGTCCTGGCGCGGGGCGCAAACCGCGTCAGGAGAGCGGGGTCACGCACCAGCGTCGCGAGGAGACGGATGCGGACCTTGCCGTGCACGCGAGCCTCCGCGTCCTCGACACCGTGTACAACCTGCGCGCCAAGCGGTGCTTCCGCGTGATCGAGAAGGCCCTTGCCGCGTGGAAGGAGCGGGACGGCTTCCGTGTCGTGCACTTTTCCGTGATGGGCAACCACGTGCACCTGGTCGCGGAAGCGGAGTCGCCCCGCGTGCTGTCGCGGGCGATGCAGGGCATCGCCATTCGCATCGCAAAGGGGCTGAACCTGGTCATGAAGCGCCGCGGAAAGGTCTTCGCGGATCGCTTCTTCAGTCGCGTGGTGCGGAGCGCTCGCGACATGCGCAACGTGCTCGCGTACGTATTGAACAACGCCCGCCGCCATTGCCTCGTGGATGACGTCAAGGATGACTGGGTGGACGAGTTCTCGAGCGCACACGCCTTTGACGGCTGGACCATCCCGGTTTCAAGCCGCGCCCGTGCGTCACCGCCCGTCGTTCCCGGTCAGAGTCACATGATGCGAACCTGGAAACGTGCGTGTGGAGCCATCGCACCCAGCTTCACCCCGGGTCCAAGAGTCATCGCGGAACACCCGTTTGCGGGCTAG
- a CDS encoding protein kinase codes for MLGEGQRFDRYVIEGSLGQGGMGHVYRAFDERLDRHVALKLVQMPEGEVERPELSARLLREARAAAKLDHPNAVVIYDVGEENGTPFIAMELVEGRTLREVGTSASLKDRVRWLADAGRALEHAHERGLIHRDVKPENIMVRDDGRVKVLDFGIARRLASPVDPTGPTASPALPTLTREGTLIGTTRFMSPEQIRGGELDGRSDQFSWGVTAYEVLAGRSPWKGDDALALAASVLTDEPPPLTGAPKPIAEVVRRCLEKDPAQRFPSMKDAIAALEGAPQAESALSSYSTREVSQILRRAIDLESQKKNGLSREDLVEVAAEVGVSRNVLLEAVRDLDRSTPGADPRGLARLKRHAATFAVFAVFFVVLDLLTSGGRWFWWPLMGWGLGLALHAVRLYFPRHHEVSPAVERDVRVLTTRARRRLRVEAPRARVDDAEDEIVDEMDVPPRRVAHRDD; via the coding sequence GTGCTCGGCGAGGGGCAACGGTTCGATCGCTACGTCATCGAAGGCTCTCTGGGACAGGGAGGCATGGGGCACGTGTATCGCGCCTTCGACGAACGGCTCGATCGCCACGTGGCGCTGAAGCTAGTGCAGATGCCCGAGGGCGAGGTGGAGCGACCGGAGCTCTCCGCTCGCTTGTTGCGGGAAGCGCGCGCCGCGGCCAAGCTCGATCATCCGAACGCCGTCGTGATCTACGACGTCGGCGAAGAGAACGGCACGCCGTTCATCGCCATGGAGCTGGTGGAAGGACGGACGCTGCGCGAGGTCGGCACCAGCGCGTCCCTGAAGGATCGCGTGCGCTGGTTGGCGGATGCTGGGCGCGCCCTCGAGCACGCCCACGAGCGCGGCTTGATCCATCGCGACGTGAAGCCCGAAAATATCATGGTGCGCGACGACGGCCGCGTGAAGGTGTTGGACTTCGGCATCGCGCGGCGCCTCGCGAGCCCGGTGGACCCCACCGGCCCGACAGCGAGCCCGGCGCTGCCCACCCTCACCCGAGAGGGGACGCTGATCGGCACCACGCGCTTCATGAGCCCGGAGCAGATCCGCGGCGGAGAGCTGGATGGGCGAAGCGATCAGTTCTCGTGGGGCGTCACCGCCTATGAAGTGCTCGCCGGGCGCTCGCCGTGGAAGGGCGACGACGCGCTGGCGTTGGCCGCCAGCGTGCTCACGGACGAGCCGCCGCCGCTCACGGGGGCCCCGAAGCCCATCGCAGAAGTGGTGCGTCGCTGTCTCGAGAAAGATCCCGCCCAGCGCTTCCCTTCCATGAAGGACGCCATCGCCGCGCTGGAAGGCGCTCCGCAAGCGGAGTCGGCGCTGTCGAGCTACTCCACACGCGAGGTGAGCCAGATCTTGCGCCGCGCCATCGACCTCGAAAGCCAGAAGAAGAACGGCTTGTCTCGTGAAGATCTGGTGGAGGTCGCCGCCGAGGTGGGGGTGAGCCGCAACGTACTGCTCGAAGCCGTGCGCGACCTGGATCGCTCCACGCCGGGGGCGGACCCCCGAGGTCTCGCGCGGCTCAAGCGCCACGCAGCGACCTTCGCTGTCTTCGCCGTATTCTTCGTGGTGTTGGATCTGCTCACCTCCGGTGGTCGTTGGTTCTGGTGGCCTTTGATGGGCTGGGGCCTCGGGCTCGCGCTGCACGCGGTGCGGCTGTACTTCCCGAGGCATCACGAGGTGTCGCCCGCCGTCGAGCGCGACGTGCGAGTGCTCACCACGCGCGCGCGACGCCGCCTGCGTGTGGAAGCGCCGCGGGCCCGCGTGGACGACGCAGAGGACGAAATCGTCGACGAGATGGACGTCCCGCCTCGGCGGGTGGCTCACCGCGACGACTGA